A window of the Leishmania mexicana MHOM/GT/2001/U1103 complete genome, chromosome 29 genome harbors these coding sequences:
- a CDS encoding putative zinc finger-domain protein, with amino-acid sequence MTFSVKGGSYSSSHPSPAMHPYVSPSLLPQSHGQQAPPSFSLGDEQYVGVPKRVGVDPTKYKTTICRNWEQTGTCTFRGCTFAHGVEELRAPMRPDGHTPVLRPQHLSPGSTPPLRASQPPPPPSSGHYTLEQLLDMLYKEVLHQRELVSVHVEANTTLEGMLRREQAQHDASKKQLEEKTQQCELLARELFARNQQLRKAADSSPEIKGLLDQWETQLASFSEVDVKKDDGFYTATATSSTDDGGDSGKEYESARIEELLRALQR; translated from the coding sequence ATGACCTTCTCCGTTAAGGGTGGCAGCTACTCGTCATCGCACCCCAGCCCCGCGATGCACCCCTATGTCTCACCGTCCTTGCTGCCGCAGTCTCATGGGCAACAGGCGCCGCCATCTTTTTCCTTGGGGGACGAGCAGTATGTAGGGGTGCCGAAGCGTGTCGGCGTCGACCCTACCAAGTACAAAACCACCATCTGCCGCAACTGGGAGCAGACAGGGACATGCACCTTCCGCGGCTGCACTTTCGCCCACGGCGTCGAGGAGCTCCGCGCGCCTATGCGACCAGACGGGCACacgccggtgctgcgcccGCAGCATCTCTCTCCTGGCAGTACACCTCCTTTGCGTGCTTcgcaaccaccaccgccgccctcttcaGGCCACTATACACTCGAGCAGTTGCTGGACATGTTGTACAAGGAGGTTCTTCATCAGCGCGAGCTCGTGTCGGTGCACGTCGAAGCCAACACCACGCTTGAGGGCATGCTGCGCCGAGAGCAGGCCCAGCACGATGCTTCTAagaagcagctggaggagaagACTCAGCAGTGCGAGTTGCTCGCGAGAGAACTCTTTGCCCGAAATCAGCAACTGCGTAAGGCGGCTGACAGCTCTCCGGAGATCAAGGGACTGCTCGATCAGTGGGAGACGCAGCTGGCAAGCTTCTCTGAGGTGGATGTGAAGAAGGATGACGGGTTTTATACCGCCACAGCCACATCCTCAACGGATGACGGCGGGGATTCTGGAAAGGAATACGAAAGCGCGCGTATTGAGGAGCTCCTGCGTGCCCTGCAGCGGTGA
- a CDS encoding putative zinc-binding protein (Yippee) → MVRRLRTRLAAPSGGEGGFGCAFCGTHLCIAEDIVSDNFRGRHGKAFLVSRCENTYYGHQEEKQLMTGLHRVRDVFCSNCDQYVGWGYDFAVDEREMYKMQRFVLERQLIRVITHGQLRGALGYSIPEGSITFSLPVARSYTLD, encoded by the coding sequence ATGGTGAGGCGTCTTCGCAcgcgcctcgctgcgccgAGCGGGGGCGAAGGCGGCTTTGGCTGCGCATTCTGTGGCACTCACCTCTGCATCGCCGAGGACATCGTCTCCGACAACTTTCGCGGCCGCCACGGAAAGGCCTTCCTCGTCTCCCGCTGCGAGAACACCTACTACGGTCAtcaggaggagaagcagctgaTGACAGGGCTGCACCGCGTGCGCGATGTATTTTGCTCCAACTGTGACCAGTACGTCGGCTGGGGATACGACTTCGCGGTCGATGAGCGTGAGATGTACAAGATGCAGCGCTTCGTGCTCGAGCGTCAGCTCATTCGGGTTATCACTCACGGGCAACTGCGCGGGGCCCTGGGCTACAGCATTCCGGAGGGCAGCATCACCTTTTCGTTGCCTGTCGCGCGCTCGTATACACTGGACTAG
- a CDS encoding putative casein kinase 1 isoform 2 translates to MQASFQKQNQDEANNGAVGTRSKRAQDVLIGGRFRIQERLGGGAFGEVFRGVELNSGHPVAMKMELTKDGHRSHLNLENRIYQKLNECPVTVGIPKSYYCGRVGDYTVMVMDLLGPCLDDLFEMCHRKFSIKTVCMIGIQVIQRLQYLHSVGYLHRDIKPENFVMGVGANSHIVYVIDVGLAKAWRDSTGKHIAYAEGKSLTGTARYVSINTHRGIQQSRRDDLESVSYLLAYFARGSLPWQGLKSPKRDVRFERIRDVKTATSPAELCKGYPHQLANYIEYTRSLGFEAEPDYSYCLGLFSSAMTDMGEQYDYCYQWIDRSEAEVKSASDARGSAHSLRTSGAQSSVAVGGSNLMTSSVFVGDSAANEMSKSLLNSNFMEEIQDYYGLNDYI, encoded by the coding sequence ATGCAGGCGTCTTTTCAAAAACAGAACCAAGACGAGGCCAACAACGGCGCCGTGGGCACAAGGAGCAAGCGTGCCCAGGATGTGCTGATCGGCGGTCGCTTCCGCATTCAGGAGCGCttgggcggtggcgccttTGGTGAGGTGTTCAGAGGTGTCGAGTTGAACAGCGGCCACCCCGTTGCCATGAAGATGGAGCTGACAAAGGATGGCCATCGTTCACACCTCAATCTGGAGAACCGAATCTACCAAAAGCTCAACGAGTGCCCGGTGACTGTCGGCATCCCGAAGTCATACTACTGCGGTCGCGTGGGCGATTACACCGTCATGGTAATGGACCTTCTCGGCCCCTGCCTGGATGACCTCTTTGAAATGTGCCACCGCAAGTTTAGCATTAAGACGGTCTGCATGATCGGCATCCAGGTCATTCAGCGGCTTCAATATCTCCACAGCGTCGGCTACCTGCATCGCGACATCAAGCCAGAGAACTTCGTCATGGGCGTTGGCGCCAACTCCCACATCGTGTACGTGATCGACGTGGGTCTCGCCAAGGCGTGGCGTGACTCTACGGGGAAGCATATTGCGTACGCGGAGGGCAAGTCGCTGACTGGCACGGCCCGCTACGTTAGCATCAACACACATCGAGGCATTCAACAGTCTCGGCGCGATGACCTCGAATCCGTCTCCTACCTGCTTGCGTACTTCGCGCGCGGCAGCCTACCCTGGCAGGGGCTCAAATCACCAAAGAGGGATGTACGCTTTGAGCGCATTCGCGACGTCAAAACCGCCACGTCGCCCGCGGAGCTGTGCAAGGGCTATCCCCATCAGTTGGCCAATTACATCGAGTATACGCGCTCCCTGGGCTTTGAGGCAGAGCCGGACTACAGCTACTGTCTGGGGCTGTTTTCCTCGGCGATGACGGATATGGGGGAGCAGTACGACTACTGCTACCAGTGGATCGACCGAAGCGAGGCTGAGGTCAAGTCCGCGTCCGACGCGCGCGGGTCCGCTCATAGCCTGCGCACCTCTGGGGCGCAGTCCAGTGTTGCTGTCGGAGGCTCCAACCTCATGacctcctccgtctttgtGGGAGACAGCGCGGCGAACGAGATGAGCAAATCGCTCCTGAACAGCAACTTTATGGAGGAGATCCAAGACTACTACGGCCTTAACGATTACATCTGA
- a CDS encoding putative mago nashi-like protein produces MAEQEDVAAVSPAETMESQLYYVRYYSGHTGRYGNEFLEFEISETGSLKYVNNSNYRNDFIIKKQARVSPAVLEEVKKLIVQYSVCESDDERWPAPDRNGRQELEIHLGNTHISLVTNKLTSMADIPKSSETASLMRFYSFVRDVKALIFALVSIHFKIKPI; encoded by the coding sequence ATGGCGGAACAGGAAGACGTGGCCGCCGTCTCACCGGCAGAGACGATGGAGTCTCAGCTGTACTACGTGCGATATTACTCGGGACATACTGGCCGCTACGGCAACGAGTTCCTCGAGTTCGAGATATCAGAGACTGGGTCACTGAAATACGTCAACAACAGCAACTATAGAAACGACTTCATCATCAAGAAGCAAGCACGCGTGTCTCCAGCGGTGCTcgaggaggtgaagaagcTCATTGTGCAGTACTCGGTGTGCGAGAGTGACGACGAGCGGTGGCCAGCTCCAGATCGCAATGGGcggcaggagctggagattCACCTCGGCAACACCCATATATCGCTGGTGACTAACAAGTTGACGTCGATGGCTGACATTCCGAAGAGTTCGGAGACCGCCAGCCTGATGAGGTTCTACAGCTTTGTTCGGGACGTTAAGGCACTCATCTTTGCGCTGGTCTCCATTCACTTTAAAATTAAGCCGATCTGA
- a CDS encoding S-adenosylmethionine synthetase produces MSVHSILFSSEHVTEGHPDKLCDQVSDAVLDACLAGDPFSKVACESCAKTGMVMVFGEITTKAVLDYQKIVRDTIKDIGFDCAEKGLDYESCNVLVAIEQQSPDICQGLGNFDSEDLGAGDQGMMFGYATDETETLMPLTYELARGLAKKYSELRRDGSLEWARPDAKTQVTVEYDYDTREGKQVLTPKRVAVVLISAQHDEHVTNEKISVDLMEKVVKAVIPANMLDGETKYWLNPSGRFVRGGPHGDAGLTGRKIIVDTYGGWGAHGGGAFSGKDPSKVDRSAAYAARWIAKSIVAGGLARRCLVQLAYAIGVAEPLSMHVETYGTGKYDDAKLLEIVKQNFKLRPYDIIQELNLRRPIYYDTSRFGHFGRKDELGTGGFTWEVPKKMVE; encoded by the coding sequence ATGTCTGTCCACAGcatcctcttctcctccgaGCACGTGACGGAGGGCCATCCAGACAAGCTGTGCGATCAGGTATCCGACGCCGTGCTTGACGCATGCCTCGCCGGCGACCCGTTCTCGAAGGTTGCGTGCGAGTCGTGCGCGAAGACGGGCATGGTGATGGTGTTCGGCGAGATCACGACGAAGGCAGTGCTAGACTACCAGAAGATCGTCCGCGACACAATCAAGGACATTGGCTTCGATTGCGCGGAAAAGGGCTTGGACTACGAGTCGTGCAATGTGCTGGTTGCGATTGAGCAGCAGTCGCCGGACATCTGCCAGGGTCTGGGCAACTTCGATAGCGAGGATCTCGGCGCTGGTGACCAGGGCATGATGTTTGGCTACGCGACGGACGAGACGGAGACGCTGATGCCGCTGACGTACGAGCTGGCCCGCGGCCTTGCAAAGAAGTACAGCGAGCTtcgccgcgacggcagccTGGAGTGGGCTCGCCCGGACGCGAAGACGCAGGTGACAGTGGAGTACGACTACGACACGCGCGAGGGCAAGCAGGTGCTGACGCCGAagcgcgtggcggtggtgctgatCTCTGCGCAGCACGACGAGCACGTGACGAACGAGAAGATCAGCGTGGATCTGATGGAGAAGGTGGTCAAAGCTGTGATCCCCGCGAACATGCTGGACGGAGAGACGAAGTACTGGCTGAACCCATCTGGCCGCTTCGTGCGTGGTGGGCCGCATGGCGACGCCGGTCTGACTGGCCGCAAGATCATCGTAGATACGTACGGCGGCTGGggcgcgcacggcggtggcgccttcTCCGGCAAGGATCCTTCGAAGGTGGACCGCTCCGCTGCGTACGCCGCGCGCTGGATTGCGAAGTCGATCGTTGCGGGTGGCCtagcgcgccgctgccttgtGCAGCTCGCGTACGCCATCGGTGTAGCGGAGCCACTAAGCATGCACGTGGAGACGTACGGCACCGGCAAGTACGATGAcgcgaagctgctggagaTCGTGAAGCAGAACTTCAAGCTGCGCCCGTACGACATCATCCAGGAGCTGAACCTGCGTCGCCCCATCTACTACGATACGTCGCGCTTCGGCCACTTCGGCCGTAAGGACGAGCTGGGCACGGGCGGGTTCACTTGGGAGGTGCCAAAGAAGATGGTCGAGTAA
- a CDS encoding cytochrome p450-like protein — protein sequence MAAFSRLLGVQLPYAVEVAIFLALAYATAYVLTSIMFARTHKFKMAGPLTAIPVFGGVVTMIRDPYGFWERQRQYEPHGYSWMAILTQFVVFVTRSDLCHKIFTTNGEDTLTLQLHPNGKLILGDNNIAFQSGPGHKALRSSFMNLFTTKALSLYLPIQERLIHEHMSRWVRDFPWGGKPEEMRMHIRELNFETSQTVFLGEHLHNRTEFTHNYNIITRGFLSAPLYLPGTSLYKAVQARKLTMVELQAAVRRSKARMTKPDAEPHCLLDFWTATVLEKIEEAEEEGGDAPAYSSDHAMADTILDFLFASQAALTASMTMITATMADRPEILERVRKEQARLRPNNEPLTYDLVQEMMFTRQCVMEQLRLFPPAPMVPMKVHSDFQLDEKTVVPKGSMIIPSLLACCREGFTNPDMYDPDRMGPERQEDRKFAKQFIPFGVGPHRCVGYNYAINHLTVYLALIAHDVDWQRTRTPDSDKILYLPTLYPHDCLHTWRYREGMEPKAEEKA from the coding sequence ATGGCCGCGTTTAGTCGTCTCCTCGGCGTTCAGCTGCCGTATGCCGTCGAGGTGGCCATTTTCCTAGCTCTCGCCTACGCCACGGCGTACGTGCTCACCAGCATCATGTTCGCACGCACTCACAAATTCAAGATGGCTGGCCCGCTGACGGCGATTCCGGTATTCGGTGGGGTTGTCACTATGATTAGGGACCCTTACGGTTTTTGGGAGCGACAGCGCCAATACGAGCCGCATGGCTACAGCTGGATGGCCATCCTCACGCAGTTTGTTGTCTTCGTGACGCGCTCGGACCTGTGCCACAAGATCTTCACCACCAACGGCGAGGACACTCTTACGCTCCAGTTGCACCCCAATGGCAAGCTGATTCTCGGCGACAACAACATTGCCTTCCAGAGCGGCCCCGGTCACAAGGCGCTGCGCTCCAGTTTTATGAATCTCTTTACCACCAAGGCCCTTTCCCTGTACCTGCCGATTCAAGAGCGCCTCATTCACGAGCACATGAGTCGCTGGGTGAGGGACTTCCCGTGGGGCGGCAAGCCAGAGGAGATGCGCATGCACATCCGCGAGCTGAACTTCGAGACCTCGCAGACAGTGTTCCTTGGTGAGCACCTGCACAACCGCACCGAGTTCACTCACAACTACAACATCATCACCCGTGGCTTCCTCTCAGCCCCGCTGTACCTGCCTGGCACCTCGCTGTACAAGGCGGTACAGGCCCGCAAGCTGACTATGGTGGAGCTCCAGGCTGCTGTGCGCCGCAGCAAGGCCCGCATGACGAAGCCGGACGCTGAGCCGCACTGCTTACTCGACTTCtggacggcgacggtgctggagaagatcgaggaggcggaggaagaaggcggcgacgcgccGGCGTACTCGTCTGACCACGCCATGGCGGACACGATACTCGATTTTCTCTTCGCTTCTCAGGCTGCATTGACTGCTAGCATGACGATGATCACGGCGACGATGGCCGACCGTCCAGAGATTCTAGAGCGTGTCCGCAAGGAGCAGGCTCGCCTGCGCCCCAACAACGAGCCGCTCACGTATGATCTGGTGCAGGAGATGATGTTTACGCGCCAGTGCGTGatggagcagctccgcctctttcCCCCGGCGCCGATGGTGCCCATGAAGGTCCACAGCGACTTCCAGCTGGACGAGAAGACGGTCGTGCCGAAGGGCAGCATGATCATTCCGTCGCTCCTGGCGTGCTGTAGAGAGGGCTTCACAAACCCCGACATGTACGACCCTGATCGCATGGGGCCTGAGCGTCAGGAGGACCGCAAGTTCGCGAAGCAGTTCATCCCATTCGGCGTAGGTCCGCACCGCTGTGTTGGCTATAACTACGCCATTAACCACCTCACCGTATACCTCGCACTCATCGCACACGACGTCGActggcagcgcacgcgcactccTGACTCTGACAAGATTCTGTACCTGCCCACCCTGTACCCCCACGACTGCCTACATACATGGCGCTACCGTGAGGGGATGGAACCCAAGGCTGAGGAGAAGGCGTAG
- a CDS encoding putative DNA ligase I yields MHQTTFERFVGRKAPAGGPSGPDAPREESKRAATEANREDRRRPREEEKVAGPYVSSTPASSSDSRLRTSWNEPTNAYYAQHVAEYKALVTDVPPPTATSMAKLLQESSFDPVTTFEAVWLPPRVPATAPTAGASEPVPFAAVVDVLADISATGSRLECLKQLTFLLLAVIERCPEDLVPVMYLVINKHAPQHEGVELGIGDAVLVKAVAECCGMTEARAKEEYRQSGDLAEIAQMHKQKQSTLMKPKPLSAQSVFKTYKEIAMMSGRDVMRRRSDLIKGLLRDAQGPEVNLIVRGLQQKMRIGLAEPSALAAVGYAFALHFLGDAQMHQMDVVQLQTLLNTGADSVTRIFYEVPSLDVVLSAVLANGFMTLVPGSSIAKRYAKDLSIRPGLPVKPQLAYPTSSITVILDRLQGKKFTSEYKYDGERAQIHYDKEKGFYIFSRNSETHTGKYPDVISMLPKVFDPAEVDSFILDSEVVAVHPETGVLQAFQVLQHRGRKNIAEEDVIIPVCVFVFDILYFNGEPQLNKTLQQRRELLWRCIHPLPAKLSFATYLDSDKVEDVQTFLERSIADGCEGLMVKTLEEEANYTPAKRSHYWLKLKKDYMDGVTDTLDLVPIAAFYGKGKRTGVFGGFLLACYDPKADEYQSICKIGTGFQDEELEKLTQSLKSFVVDDKPRYYRAGGEEPDVWLTEAQVWEVKAADLSVSPVHQAAVGLVDPNKGIALRFPRYLRQREDKKPADATSAQQVADMYKAQSSAAQPDANGDAE; encoded by the coding sequence ATGCATCAGACCACTTTCGAGCGCTTCGTTGGACGCAAGGCCCCGGCAGGCGGGCCGAGCGGGCCCGACGCCCCGCGTGAGGAGTCGAAGAGGGCAGCTACCGAGGCAAATCGCGAGGATCGAAGGCGACCccgggaggaggaaaaggtAGCGGGCCCTTACGTATCGAGCACTCCGGCCTCGAGCTCGGACTCTCGTCTGCGGACAAGTTGGAATGAGCCAACGAATGCCTACTACGCACAACACGTTGCAGAATACAAGGCGCTGGTCACCGatgtgccgccgcccacTGCGACGTCCATGGCGAAGCTGCTCCAGGAGTCCTCCTTCGATCCTGTGACGACGTTCGAGGCAGTATGGCTGCCTCCCCGGGTCCCTGCCACGGCGCCTACTGCTGGTGCATCGGAGCCAGTACCGTTTGCGGCAGTAGTGGACGTGCTGGCAGACATCAGCGCCACCGGCTCGCGGCTTGAGTGCTTAAAGCAGCTCACCTTTCTGCTGCTCGCTGTTATCGAGCGGTGCCCAGAGGACTTGGTGCCGGTGATGTACCTGGTGATCAACAAGcatgcgccgcagcacgaGGGGGTGGAGCTCGGCAtcggcgatgcggtgctgGTGAAGGCGGTGGCCGAGTGCTGCGGCATGACGGAGGCCCGAGCTAAAGAGGAGTACCGGCAGAGCGGAGACTTGGCGGAAATCGCGCAGATGCATAAGCAGAAGCAAAGCACGCTCATGAAGCCGAAGCCGCTCTCCGCTCAGAGCGTGTTCAAGACATACAAGGAGATCGCCATGATGAGCGGCAGGGATgtgatgcggcggcggtcggaCTTGATCAAGGGACTTTTGCGCGACGCACAGGGCCCGGAGGTGAACTTGATTGTGCGTGGGCTTCAGCAGAAGATGCGCATCGGCCTTGCCGAGCCATCTGCCTTGGCAGCTGTGGGGTACGCCTTCGCTCTTCACTTCCTCGGTGACGCGCAAATGCACCAGATGgacgtggtgcagctgcagacgtTGCTGAATACAGGAGCCGACAGTGTCACACGTATCTTCTACGAAGTGCCGAGTCTCGACGTGGTCCTGAGCGCGGTTCTTGCGAACGGTTTCATGACCTTGGTCCCGGGTAGCTCCATCGCGAAACGGTATGCAAAGGACTTGTCCATTCGGCCTGGGCTGCCGGTGAAGCCTCAGCTAGCGTACCCGACGAGCAGTATCACCGTCATCCTGGACCGTCTGCAGGGCAAGAAGTTCACGTCGGAGTACAAGTACGACGGTGAGCGCGCGCAGATCCACTATGACAAAGAGAAAGGCTTCTATATCTTTTCCCGCAACTCCGAGACCCACACCGGCAAATACCCCGACGTCATTTCGATGCTGCCAAAGGTCTTTGACCCAGCCGAAGTAGACTCTTTCATCCTCGACTCGGAGGTCGTGGCTGTGCATCCGGAGACCGGGGTGCTTCAGGCCTTCCAAGTGCTGCAGCATCGCGGCCGAAAGAACAttgcggaggaggatgtCATCATTCCCGTCTGCGTGTTTGTCTTTGACATCTTGTACTTCAACGGAGAGCCACAACTGAATAAgacactgcagcagcgtcgcgagctgctgtggcggtgcATCCATCCCCTCCCGGCAAAGCTGTCCTTCGCCACGTACTTGGATTCGGACAAGGTCGAGGACGTGCAAACGTTTTTGGAGCGGTCCATCGCGGACGGCTGCGAAGGATTAATGGTGAAGacgctcgaggaggaggccaacTACACCCCCGCCAAGCGCTCGCACTACTGGCTGAAGCTGAAGAAGGACTACATGGACGGCGTCACCGATACGCTGGATCTTGTTCCCATCGCCGCTTTCTACGGCAAGGGGAAGCGAACTGGCGTGTTTGGCGGCTTCCTGCTGGCGTGCTACGACCCGAAGGCGGACGAGTACCAGAGCATCTGCAAAATCGGCACCGGCTTCCAGGACGAAGAGCTGGAGAAGCTCACGCAGTCCCTGAAGTCGTTCGTGGTGGACGACAAGCCGCGCTACTACCGTGCCGGTGGAGAGGAGCCGGATGTTTGGCTCACCGAGGCGCAGGTGTGggaggtgaaggcggcggacTTGTCAGTGTCGCCAGTTCATCAGGCAGCCGTGGGGCTCGTGGACCCCAACAAAGGTATCGCACTGCGCTTTCCTCGCTacctgcgccagcgcgagGACAAGAAACCCGCAGACGCCACAAGTGCACAGCAGGTGGCGGACATGTACAAGGCGCAGTCCTCGGCTGCGCAGCCCGACGCGAACGGGGACGCCGAGTGA